Proteins encoded together in one Saccopteryx leptura isolate mSacLep1 chromosome 7, mSacLep1_pri_phased_curated, whole genome shotgun sequence window:
- the LOC136379062 gene encoding uncharacterized protein: MAPEKTQAQEVFSGKCPVLATPATPRPPRPVNHAPSVPPRPLPLCPALSGSLAVKRNADSAPRSPPRPVPLPPVRAIHPAQRRQPCSSPSRPAPSFAVHAPRSPRPTLSAPPRVIHAPRRPDDPTLTAPLPPVPTLHRAVPPVPAPSDLPRTGPPLAKVCTTPFLPHPTPPPNRPSPRPPAPSDPTRAVHAPRHWSSPITTPRWPLHPTPSTPPPRAVSKI, from the exons atggcACCAGAGAAAACTCAGGCCCAAGAGGTCTTCTcag GGAAGTGTCCTGTCCTAGCCACCCCCGCCACGCCCCGTCCGCCGCGGCCCGTCAACCACGCGCCCTCAGTCCCGCCCCGCCCCTTGCCCCTCTGCCCCGCGCTGTCCGGGAGCCTCGCCGTCAAGCGGAACGCCGACTCCGCCCCTCGCAGTCCGCCCCGCCCAGTGCCCCTGCCCCCCGTCCGTGCCATACACCCCGCCCAGCGTCGCCAGCCCTGCTCCTCACCGTCCCGCCCCGCCCCGTCGTTCGCTGTGCACGCCCCTCGAAGTCCACGCCCCACGCTGTCCGCCCCGCCCCGTGTCATCCACGCGCCTCGCCGCCCGGACGACCCGACTCTCACCGCACCGCTCCCCCCCGTCCCCACCCTTCACCGCGCCGTCCCTCCTGTCCCCGCGCCCTCCGACCTGCCCCGCACCGGCCCTCCCCTCGCCAAGGTGTGCACCACGCCGTTCCTGCCCCACCCCACGCCACCCCCGAACCGCCCCTCGCCGAGGCCGCCCGCGCCATCCGACCCTACCCGCGCGGTCCACGCCCCGCGCCATTGGTCCAGCCCCATCACCACCCCACGCTGGCCGCTTCACCCCACGCCGTCCACCCCCCCGCCCCGCGCCGTCTCTAAAATATAA